One genomic window of uncultured delta proteobacterium includes the following:
- a CDS encoding hypothetical protein (Evidence 5 : No homology to any previously reported sequences) translates to MAQSTKPRPMNPHWAAMKEFDEALYEKCTAWRDALTYNDVIPLRQKEIMMVAMTCLIRFESGIRTHVRYALAEGVTREEIFAAASLSMLLGGIPAYRDGIICIQDEFAKIDREEGGR, encoded by the coding sequence ATGGCACAGAGCACGAAACCAAGGCCCATGAATCCGCATTGGGCGGCCATGAAAGAGTTTGACGAAGCGCTGTACGAAAAATGCACGGCCTGGCGTGACGCGCTGACCTACAACGACGTCATTCCCCTGCGCCAAAAGGAAATCATGATGGTTGCCATGACCTGCCTCATCCGCTTCGAATCGGGCATCCGGACCCATGTCCGGTATGCTCTGGCCGAAGGCGTCACCAGGGAAGAGATCTTCGCGGCGGCATCCCTCTCCATGCTTCTTGGCGGCATCCCGGCATACCGTGACGGCATTATCTGCATCCAGGACGAGTTCGCGAAAATCGACCGGGAAGAAGGGGGCAGGTGA
- a CDS encoding conserved hypothetical protein (Evidence 4 : Homologs of previously reported genes of unknown function) produces the protein MKLAENQQIFKEGIIVFPDDPSKEPYLAVSKCPKCGKVFFPKKDFCPVCMVEEMEDAALAGEGVLYTFTVVHLGVRGFKTPYVLGWVEFPEEKVRLAAQIVTDPLEAPEKLASGRKVKLDIGLLRSLEDGTEIIGYRYKPV, from the coding sequence ATGAAATTGGCCGAGAATCAACAGATTTTCAAGGAAGGGATCATCGTTTTCCCGGATGACCCCTCAAAAGAGCCGTATCTCGCGGTCAGCAAATGCCCCAAGTGCGGCAAGGTGTTTTTCCCTAAAAAGGACTTCTGTCCCGTCTGCATGGTGGAGGAAATGGAAGATGCGGCGCTGGCGGGCGAAGGCGTTTTATACACCTTTACCGTCGTGCATCTGGGCGTGCGGGGGTTCAAAACGCCTTACGTCCTCGGCTGGGTGGAGTTTCCGGAAGAAAAGGTGCGGCTGGCGGCCCAGATAGTCACCGACCCGCTTGAGGCCCCGGAAAAACTCGCTTCCGGCCGGAAGGTCAAACTGGATATCGGCCTTTTGCGCAGCCTGGAAGACGGTACGGAAATAATCGGCTACCGGTACAAGCCGGTGTAA
- a CDS encoding hypothetical protein (Evidence 5 : No homology to any previously reported sequences): protein MRGCASVHPVRRGSGVAFDSRGQKACAAGDREGCRTPGMEVKRVEEYKEFHAIVKKQGTAPHGERVGRRA from the coding sequence TTGCGGGGATGTGCATCGGTGCATCCTGTTCGGCGGGGCAGCGGCGTCGCGTTTGACTCCCGTGGGCAAAAGGCTTGCGCGGCAGGCGATCGCGAGGGGTGCCGCACGCCCGGCATGGAGGTGAAGCGTGTGGAGGAGTATAAAGAGTTTCATGCGATTGTCAAAAAGCAAGGAACCGCGCCGCACGGCGAGCGGGTGGGGAGAAGAGCGTGA
- a CDS encoding Sigma54 specific transcriptional regulator: MHIPAKNAKKKILVVGHTPVTCISFEACLLTFLGDYVEIVPWCVSDSTVPPREAASVDLSLAVTRLAYDLCRAYSPPDKPVLVAERVLSVNKLDKLLSLEAGAKAYVVGTNHETTVNTISLLHNLGFTGNIFVPYYAGMADRVQPDITVAITPGLLQIVPPHSTTVIDIGAKEVAISTLAEIMRLLDIPVTELNTISSRYIQTILGATRERSYIGFQNEALKNQLETILDTLQEAIVALDENRRVIVYNQASEKIFTTPVAKAIGSDWQEIMPDSILITCLENGEGVSRRIKFIDGQHYLVDANLLLDHDQRTRGVVATFHPVQEIKELETQVRRELKDRANVARYSFKDIKGSSAELRRAVSLATKFAATDLTILLEGESGTGKELFAQAVHNQSSRRGNPFVAINFAAIPDNLVESELFGYEEGAFTGARKGGKAGLFEEAHLGTIFLDEIGSASPDVQNRLLRVLEEREIRRLGSGKNTPVDVRVIAATNIDLEELVSRKRFRDDLYYRLCALPIVIPSLRMRKTDILGLTDYFVKKYSETLECSPEVRDIFLQYAWPGNIRELQNIVKYLCSVVDPGKMATTDDLPPYLLRKLDTARRENAGERVAAPPAGRLSPHLLGEFENPGARRSVIILLSELKEYTAARRGVGYTTLLKNIKGRIPGASEYYVKRWLKGLKDAGYVEAGKTKQGSSLTEKGLALLESLRGEDCP, from the coding sequence ATGCACATCCCCGCAAAGAACGCGAAGAAAAAAATCCTGGTCGTCGGGCATACCCCGGTCACCTGCATCAGTTTTGAAGCCTGCCTGCTGACGTTTCTCGGCGATTATGTGGAAATCGTCCCCTGGTGCGTCAGCGATTCCACCGTGCCGCCGCGGGAAGCGGCCAGCGTGGACCTGTCCCTTGCGGTCACCCGCCTGGCCTACGACCTCTGCCGGGCTTACAGCCCGCCGGACAAACCGGTTCTGGTGGCCGAGCGCGTCCTTTCCGTGAACAAGCTCGACAAACTCCTCAGCCTTGAAGCCGGCGCAAAGGCTTATGTCGTCGGCACAAACCACGAAACCACCGTCAACACCATCAGTCTTCTCCACAACCTCGGGTTCACCGGCAATATTTTCGTCCCGTATTACGCGGGCATGGCGGACCGCGTGCAGCCGGACATCACCGTGGCCATCACGCCGGGCCTTCTCCAGATCGTCCCGCCGCACAGCACCACGGTCATTGATATCGGGGCCAAGGAAGTCGCCATATCCACCCTGGCGGAGATCATGCGGCTCCTGGACATTCCCGTCACCGAGCTGAACACCATTTCCAGCCGGTACATCCAGACCATTCTCGGCGCCACACGGGAGAGAAGCTACATAGGTTTTCAGAACGAGGCCCTCAAAAACCAGCTCGAAACCATCCTGGACACGCTGCAGGAGGCCATTGTCGCGCTGGATGAGAACCGCCGGGTTATCGTCTACAACCAGGCGTCGGAAAAAATATTCACCACACCCGTTGCCAAGGCCATCGGCAGCGACTGGCAGGAGATCATGCCGGATTCCATCCTGATCACCTGCCTTGAGAACGGGGAGGGGGTCAGCCGCCGGATCAAGTTTATCGACGGGCAGCATTATCTGGTGGACGCCAATTTGCTCCTGGATCACGACCAGAGAACCCGGGGCGTTGTGGCCACCTTCCACCCCGTGCAGGAGATCAAGGAGCTGGAAACCCAGGTCCGCCGCGAACTGAAAGACCGCGCCAACGTGGCCCGGTATTCGTTCAAGGACATAAAGGGCTCGTCCGCCGAGCTGCGCCGGGCCGTGTCCCTGGCCACGAAATTCGCGGCCACCGACCTGACCATCCTGCTCGAGGGGGAAAGCGGCACGGGCAAGGAACTTTTCGCCCAGGCCGTCCACAACCAGTCTTCCCGCCGGGGCAACCCGTTCGTGGCCATCAACTTCGCGGCCATCCCGGACAATCTGGTGGAAAGCGAGCTCTTCGGCTACGAGGAAGGCGCGTTTACCGGAGCGCGCAAGGGCGGCAAGGCCGGGCTTTTCGAGGAAGCCCACCTTGGAACCATCTTCCTCGACGAAATCGGCAGCGCAAGCCCGGATGTGCAAAACAGGCTCCTCCGGGTGCTTGAGGAACGGGAAATCCGGCGGCTCGGCAGCGGGAAGAATACGCCCGTGGATGTCCGGGTGATCGCCGCGACCAACATCGACCTGGAAGAGCTGGTGAGCCGGAAACGGTTCCGGGACGACCTCTATTACCGGCTCTGCGCCCTGCCTATCGTCATCCCGTCCCTCAGGATGCGCAAAACGGACATCCTCGGCCTGACCGACTATTTCGTCAAAAAATACTCGGAAACGCTGGAATGCTCGCCCGAGGTCAGGGACATCTTCCTGCAATACGCCTGGCCGGGCAACATCCGCGAGTTGCAGAACATCGTCAAATACCTGTGCAGCGTGGTGGACCCCGGTAAAATGGCCACCACGGACGATCTGCCGCCCTATCTCCTGCGCAAGCTGGACACCGCCCGTCGGGAAAATGCCGGGGAGCGCGTTGCCGCCCCCCCGGCGGGAAGATTGTCGCCGCACCTGCTCGGGGAGTTTGAAAACCCCGGCGCCCGGCGGTCCGTCATTATCCTGCTGTCGGAACTCAAAGAATACACCGCCGCCCGCAGGGGCGTGGGGTATACCACCCTATTGAAGAACATCAAAGGCCGGATCCCCGGCGCGTCTGAATATTACGTCAAACGCTGGCTGAAGGGATTGAAGGATGCAGGATACGTGGAAGCGGGCAAAACCAAGCAAGGGTCTTCCCTGACCGAAAAAGGCCTGGCCTTGCTGGAAAGTCTGCGCGGTGAGGATTGCCCGTAA
- a CDS encoding conserved hypothetical protein (Evidence 4 : Homologs of previously reported genes of unknown function) — protein MREVAVIGVGMIRFGKYLDKSPKDLGRAVCWEALKNAGISPLEIEAGYMGNAAGGALTSQTMVLAQVVFREVGIVGVPMMNIENACASGSTALFQAWRDIQAGHYDTAIVAGVEKLYTSDTQKTMAALAGGGDAELEMSVGVNFPAHWALRATKRMELFGTKREHFAKVTIKNHKNGCYNPRSQYQKECTMEEVLASRMIATPMSQLECSPIGDGAAAVILCEASKAKKYTNKPVIIAGCGLSTGAYQETRDITFNDIEQRAAAAAYEAAGIGPKDVTFAEVHDCFTIAEFMRVEGIGLCEHGQYDYMLDHGEVEINGRLPVNPSGGLLAKGHPVAATGVAQICEIFWQMRQEAGQRQVKNTKVGLAHCSGGGIAGDGAVSVVSVLKKGF, from the coding sequence ATGCGAGAAGTTGCGGTTATCGGGGTCGGGATGATCCGGTTCGGGAAGTATCTCGACAAATCCCCGAAAGATCTTGGACGCGCCGTCTGCTGGGAGGCGCTCAAAAACGCCGGCATAAGCCCGCTGGAAATCGAAGCGGGCTACATGGGCAACGCCGCCGGCGGCGCCCTGACCAGCCAGACCATGGTTCTGGCCCAGGTGGTGTTCCGCGAGGTCGGTATCGTGGGAGTGCCCATGATGAACATCGAAAACGCCTGCGCCAGCGGCTCGACAGCCCTTTTCCAAGCCTGGCGGGATATCCAGGCGGGCCACTACGACACGGCCATTGTCGCCGGGGTTGAGAAGCTTTACACTTCGGACACCCAAAAGACCATGGCGGCACTCGCCGGCGGCGGCGACGCGGAACTGGAAATGAGCGTCGGCGTAAATTTCCCGGCCCACTGGGCGCTCCGCGCCACGAAACGGATGGAGCTCTTCGGCACGAAGCGCGAGCATTTCGCCAAGGTCACCATCAAAAACCACAAAAACGGATGCTACAACCCCCGCTCGCAGTACCAGAAAGAATGCACCATGGAGGAGGTGCTTGCCTCCCGCATGATCGCCACCCCCATGAGCCAACTCGAATGCTCGCCCATCGGGGACGGCGCCGCGGCGGTCATTTTGTGCGAAGCATCCAAAGCGAAAAAATATACCAACAAACCCGTCATTATCGCGGGTTGCGGCCTGTCCACGGGCGCGTACCAGGAAACCCGCGACATCACCTTCAACGATATCGAGCAGCGCGCGGCGGCCGCGGCGTATGAGGCCGCGGGCATCGGACCCAAGGACGTGACCTTCGCCGAAGTGCACGACTGTTTCACCATCGCCGAATTCATGCGGGTTGAGGGTATCGGCTTGTGCGAACACGGCCAGTATGACTACATGCTGGACCACGGCGAGGTGGAGATAAACGGGCGGCTGCCGGTCAACCCCAGCGGGGGGCTGCTGGCCAAAGGGCACCCCGTGGCGGCCACGGGCGTTGCCCAGATCTGTGAAATCTTCTGGCAGATGCGGCAGGAAGCCGGACAGCGGCAGGTAAAAAACACCAAGGTCGGCCTGGCGCATTGCTCGGGCGGCGGCATAGCGGGCGACGGAGCTGTCTCCGTCGTCAGTGTTTTGAAAAAAGGTTTTTAG
- a CDS encoding Major facilitator superfamily MFS_1, giving the protein MRGSTRSPGSRPIWRQALIIMAFLQMVSSFIIRALPVIGPEVTTASGAAPHDIGILAGAISAGTMWFLLSGSLAINYCGPVRILQIGALMSAAGVLLGLTASWWLLVLSAFLIGVGYGPSPPAASELLVRTSPPNHRSLIMSIKQAGVPLGGALAGLLLPAVVALSGWRAALLATAAIALAGALVVQPWRELLDADRDTAKRPTIGNLFSRANLAVPFRVLREIPGMLPLTLAVVCFACTQGCVLAFFVTQLTSELGFSLAVAGAAFSAMQVSGTFSRVIMGWVADRLGSAKTMLLLALLSTAMVLVLAALGPDWPAWLVMFVGFAMGTTSISWNGVFLAEAARIAPLGRIGDATSGSTFFLFIAYAVGPFLFSLGIPLLGGYGVCFAVVAFVQVLAAPALLLCIRLNP; this is encoded by the coding sequence GTGCGAGGAAGTACCCGCAGCCCCGGGAGCCGGCCTATCTGGCGGCAGGCTCTTATCATAATGGCGTTCCTGCAGATGGTGTCATCGTTCATCATCCGCGCCCTGCCCGTCATCGGGCCCGAAGTGACGACCGCATCCGGCGCCGCGCCCCACGACATCGGCATCCTTGCCGGGGCCATTTCCGCAGGGACCATGTGGTTTTTGTTAAGCGGCAGCCTGGCCATCAACTATTGCGGCCCGGTCCGCATCCTCCAGATCGGCGCGCTGATGAGCGCGGCGGGCGTGCTCCTTGGCCTTACGGCCTCATGGTGGCTTCTCGTCCTTTCAGCCTTCCTGATCGGTGTGGGCTACGGCCCCAGCCCCCCGGCTGCCAGCGAGCTTCTCGTCCGGACGAGTCCCCCCAACCACCGTTCCCTGATTATGTCCATCAAGCAGGCGGGGGTTCCATTGGGCGGCGCCCTGGCGGGTCTTCTGCTCCCGGCCGTTGTCGCGCTGTCCGGCTGGCGGGCGGCCTTGCTGGCAACCGCGGCCATCGCCCTGGCCGGGGCTCTGGTCGTGCAGCCGTGGCGGGAACTGCTGGACGCGGACCGCGACACGGCAAAACGCCCGACGATCGGCAACCTGTTCTCAAGGGCGAATCTCGCGGTACCGTTTCGCGTGCTGCGGGAAATTCCGGGAATGCTGCCGTTGACCCTGGCCGTGGTCTGCTTTGCCTGCACGCAGGGGTGCGTTCTGGCCTTTTTTGTCACGCAGCTCACGTCGGAACTGGGTTTTTCCCTTGCCGTCGCGGGGGCGGCTTTTTCGGCCATGCAGGTCTCCGGAACCTTTTCCCGCGTCATCATGGGCTGGGTCGCCGACCGCCTCGGCAGCGCGAAGACAATGCTGCTCCTCGCGCTGCTTTCCACGGCCATGGTCCTGGTGCTGGCCGCGCTCGGCCCGGACTGGCCCGCCTGGCTGGTGATGTTCGTGGGGTTCGCCATGGGCACCACCTCCATCAGCTGGAACGGGGTGTTTCTGGCGGAAGCGGCGCGCATCGCGCCGCTCGGCAGGATAGGGGACGCGACCTCCGGATCGACCTTTTTCCTGTTTATCGCGTATGCTGTAGGGCCGTTCCTTTTCTCGCTCGGGATTCCGCTGCTCGGCGGCTACGGCGTGTGTTTCGCCGTTGTCGCCTTTGTGCAGGTGCTCGCCGCGCCGGCGCTGCTTCTGTGCATCCGTCTGAATCCGTAA
- a CDS encoding Formyl-CoA transferase codes for MHANALSGVTVLDLSTMMAGPFGAMMLADLGAEVIKVETLEGDGTRTFQPHFKDGDSLYFHSLNKNKKSIAIDLKSQKGIALFYDLVAKADVVWDNFRAGVKEKLKIDYDNVVKHNPKIISCSITAFGTANPYDDDQPSFDLCVQALSGVLDMTGEPDRPPVKMGVPMGDLGSGWYGVVGVLAALFNRERTGKGQKVDIAMLDGLVSLHTYEAAYYLNSGTVPTRIGTAHRSVVPYQIFPTKNIYIAIVGTLDKFWASICSVLGMPEWAADERFKTLAGRFKNRELVVSMMSEKLVQRDCEEWVAAFRKVKVPCGPVNPMDKALNEPLLTARNMVVAVERGGETIKLLGNPVKMSGNTEVYKAPPRLGENTDEVLSRMAGLAAETIATLRQESVIK; via the coding sequence ATGCATGCCAATGCCCTTTCCGGCGTCACGGTCCTCGACCTTTCAACCATGATGGCGGGTCCCTTCGGCGCCATGATGCTGGCCGATCTCGGGGCCGAGGTCATCAAGGTGGAAACCCTCGAAGGCGACGGCACGCGGACCTTCCAGCCGCACTTCAAGGACGGGGACAGCCTCTATTTCCATTCCCTCAACAAAAACAAGAAAAGCATCGCCATCGACCTCAAGAGCCAAAAGGGCATCGCCCTGTTCTACGATCTGGTCGCGAAAGCGGACGTGGTCTGGGACAACTTCCGGGCCGGGGTCAAGGAAAAGCTCAAGATCGACTACGACAACGTGGTCAAGCACAACCCCAAAATCATCAGTTGCTCCATCACCGCCTTCGGCACGGCCAACCCGTATGACGACGACCAGCCGAGCTTCGACCTCTGCGTGCAGGCGTTAAGCGGCGTGCTGGACATGACCGGGGAACCCGACAGGCCCCCGGTGAAAATGGGGGTGCCCATGGGCGATCTGGGCAGCGGCTGGTACGGGGTCGTCGGCGTTCTTGCCGCGCTCTTCAACCGCGAAAGAACGGGCAAAGGGCAGAAGGTCGATATCGCCATGCTCGACGGCCTGGTTTCGCTCCATACCTACGAAGCCGCCTATTACCTTAATTCCGGCACGGTGCCCACCCGGATCGGCACGGCGCACCGTTCGGTCGTGCCGTACCAGATTTTCCCCACGAAAAATATTTACATCGCCATTGTCGGCACCCTGGACAAATTCTGGGCCAGCATCTGCTCCGTGCTGGGCATGCCTGAATGGGCGGCGGACGAGCGCTTCAAAACGCTGGCCGGCCGTTTCAAGAACAGGGAACTGGTCGTTTCGATGATGAGTGAAAAGCTCGTGCAGCGCGACTGCGAGGAATGGGTGGCGGCATTCAGGAAGGTCAAGGTCCCCTGCGGCCCGGTCAATCCCATGGACAAGGCGCTCAATGAGCCGCTGCTGACGGCCCGCAACATGGTGGTTGCGGTGGAGCGCGGCGGCGAGACCATAAAACTCCTGGGAAACCCCGTGAAAATGTCCGGTAACACGGAAGTTTACAAGGCGCCGCCGCGCCTCGGGGAAAACACGGACGAGGTCCTTTCCCGCATGGCGGGCCTCGCGGCGGAAACAATCGCAACCCTGCGCCAAGAATCGGTAATTAAATAA
- a CDS encoding membrane hypothetical protein (Evidence 5 : No homology to any previously reported sequences) codes for MLLATINNKLMKVLNWVIVMSMVFLVVSISLQILNRYVMRIPMAWTEEYAKYFFVWLAMFGSAKAVREKSHIFVDILEVLIKGKISQACGFIADCVSMVFFVTLFYVSIPWTVKNFGVNTESIPELNMGMFYLCIPLSAAVMILFGLEVMIARVKGVIEKEKGE; via the coding sequence ATGCTTCTGGCAACGATTAATAACAAGCTCATGAAAGTGCTGAACTGGGTCATTGTCATGTCCATGGTGTTTCTGGTGGTGAGCATAAGCCTCCAGATACTGAACCGGTATGTCATGAGGATACCCATGGCCTGGACCGAGGAATACGCAAAATATTTCTTCGTGTGGCTGGCCATGTTCGGCAGCGCCAAGGCCGTGCGGGAAAAAAGCCATATTTTCGTGGATATTCTCGAAGTCCTCATCAAGGGGAAGATTTCGCAGGCATGCGGATTCATCGCGGACTGCGTCAGCATGGTCTTTTTCGTCACGCTCTTCTACGTGAGCATCCCCTGGACCGTAAAAAATTTCGGCGTGAACACGGAAAGCATTCCCGAGCTCAACATGGGCATGTTTTACCTGTGTATCCCCCTTTCAGCCGCCGTCATGATCCTGTTCGGGCTTGAAGTCATGATCGCCCGGGTTAAGGGAGTGATTGAAAAAGAGAAGGGAGAATAA
- a CDS encoding DctP family TRAP transporter solute receptor, whose translation MLHAKKSLAFLFTLLLAIVFTLPAQADAAAKKILLRLGHEMPETHPYHAGAQKFADILSQKTNGEVAVQVFPNGTLGKQAQMVDGLTMGTLDLSLTNTVVLEKYEPLMSVLVMPYVIRGWDHVYKVVDGEIGQELNKGLEKKGITVLAYHEIGLTNINSIKPINHPSDVKGIKLRVQPGPSYVEVGKILGAVVATTAFSEVYTALQLGTIDAQVQSASNIRQSKFYEVAKYYTVNELGFFLEPLSMSKMVWDRMTPAHQKALKEAAYESALWQRPYARGKQDEDLAYLEKNHGVIVIKPDVTEWRKVIEPIHDKFPQWSDLIKRIKAIQ comes from the coding sequence ATGTTGCACGCCAAAAAAAGTCTCGCTTTCCTTTTCACGCTTCTTCTGGCAATCGTTTTCACGCTGCCCGCCCAGGCGGACGCGGCGGCGAAAAAGATCCTCCTGCGTCTTGGCCATGAAATGCCCGAAACACACCCCTATCATGCGGGCGCCCAAAAGTTCGCCGATATACTGAGCCAAAAAACCAACGGGGAAGTCGCCGTCCAGGTCTTCCCCAACGGCACCCTGGGCAAGCAGGCCCAGATGGTTGACGGCCTGACCATGGGCACGCTCGACCTCTCCCTGACCAACACCGTTGTGCTGGAAAAGTACGAACCGCTGATGAGCGTGCTGGTCATGCCCTACGTCATCCGCGGCTGGGACCACGTCTACAAGGTGGTTGACGGCGAAATCGGGCAGGAACTCAACAAGGGCCTTGAGAAGAAAGGCATCACCGTCCTCGCCTACCATGAAATCGGCCTGACCAACATCAATTCCATCAAGCCCATCAACCATCCTTCCGACGTGAAGGGCATCAAACTTCGCGTCCAGCCCGGCCCCAGCTATGTCGAAGTCGGCAAAATCCTGGGCGCGGTCGTGGCCACCACCGCCTTCAGCGAAGTGTACACCGCGCTGCAGCTCGGCACCATCGACGCCCAGGTTCAGTCCGCCAGCAACATCCGCCAGAGCAAATTCTATGAAGTCGCCAAGTATTACACCGTCAACGAGCTCGGGTTTTTCCTCGAGCCCCTTTCCATGAGCAAAATGGTGTGGGACCGCATGACCCCGGCGCACCAGAAAGCCCTGAAGGAAGCGGCGTACGAGTCCGCCCTGTGGCAGCGCCCCTACGCCCGCGGCAAGCAGGACGAAGACCTGGCGTACCTGGAAAAGAACCACGGCGTCATCGTCATCAAACCGGACGTGACTGAATGGCGCAAGGTCATCGAACCCATTCACGACAAGTTCCCCCAGTGGAGCGACCTAATCAAGCGGATCAAGGCTATCCAGTAG
- a CDS encoding conserved hypothetical protein (Evidence 4 : Homologs of previously reported genes of unknown function) produces the protein MQSKVSVTYEIDDLDQAAAELTAGLDKDILGRKSVCGILFCFSDMDHEGLLQKLAARFPHGIIGCTCIANMDEREGFHELAATFTVLAADDCRFVTAASGAVTPENVAGEVRRTYTSAREKLGEEPGLVIAFPPYNLNIMLDAFTNAFNEAAPDVPLLGGLPSYNGQNDRNLTVFGASASEDKLVMLLIAGNIQPVFSIQNVSGSPVERKRKVTRAKDNVVYTVGDHTFVEYLREVGIPVERMVEGNATITFVSNPLLLENVKVHGQSNYSFVRTLHKIDLNDGSGTAIGEIPKDATLSICSLQSEHIQQAALAGMDELAARMRAVPGYSYSTVLAVSCIGRYLLMVPNNGAEVENLLKKLPSGVTLSGFYSYGEMAPMRGKDGKTINFAHNESLVLCAF, from the coding sequence AGTATCCGTCACGTATGAGATTGATGACCTGGACCAAGCCGCCGCCGAACTGACGGCCGGGCTGGACAAGGACATCCTCGGCCGCAAAAGCGTTTGCGGCATCCTGTTCTGCTTTTCGGACATGGACCACGAGGGCCTGCTGCAAAAACTGGCGGCCCGCTTCCCGCACGGCATCATCGGGTGTACCTGCATCGCCAACATGGACGAGCGCGAAGGTTTTCACGAGCTTGCCGCGACCTTTACCGTGCTGGCGGCGGATGACTGCCGGTTCGTCACGGCCGCGTCCGGCGCCGTTACGCCGGAGAACGTCGCCGGGGAAGTGCGCCGCACGTACACGTCCGCGCGGGAAAAACTGGGGGAAGAGCCGGGCCTTGTCATTGCGTTCCCCCCGTACAATCTCAATATCATGCTCGACGCCTTCACCAACGCCTTTAACGAGGCCGCGCCGGACGTGCCCCTGCTGGGCGGCCTGCCGTCCTACAACGGCCAGAACGACAGGAACCTGACGGTATTCGGCGCCTCCGCCTCGGAGGACAAACTGGTCATGCTGCTGATCGCCGGCAACATACAACCGGTTTTCTCCATCCAGAACGTTTCCGGGAGCCCTGTGGAACGCAAGCGGAAAGTAACGCGCGCCAAGGATAACGTCGTCTATACCGTCGGCGACCACACCTTTGTGGAATACTTGCGCGAAGTGGGCATTCCCGTGGAACGGATGGTTGAGGGCAACGCCACCATAACCTTTGTTTCCAACCCGCTGCTGCTTGAGAACGTGAAGGTCCACGGGCAGTCCAACTACTCTTTCGTCCGGACGCTGCATAAAATCGACCTGAACGACGGCAGCGGCACCGCCATAGGGGAGATCCCCAAAGACGCCACGCTGTCGATCTGCAGCCTGCAAAGCGAGCATATCCAGCAGGCGGCTCTCGCGGGCATGGACGAACTGGCGGCGAGAATGCGCGCCGTGCCCGGGTATTCCTATTCGACGGTGCTCGCCGTATCCTGTATCGGCCGGTACCTGCTCATGGTGCCGAACAACGGGGCGGAAGTGGAAAACCTCCTGAAAAAGCTCCCGTCCGGCGTCACGTTAAGCGGGTTTTACAGTTACGGCGAAATGGCCCCCATGCGGGGAAAAGACGGCAAGACGATCAACTTCGCCCACAACGAATCCCTTGTTTTGTGCGCATTTTGA